In a genomic window of Nothobranchius furzeri strain GRZ-AD chromosome 14, NfurGRZ-RIMD1, whole genome shotgun sequence:
- the uxs1 gene encoding UDP-glucuronic acid decarboxylase 1 isoform X1 produces MMKRVVRLISGLNRRMMKLLFALALIAYIASVWGTYTNMRLIQEQGDVKIEQKIDEVVSPLREKIRDLEQSFSQKYPPVKFLSEKDRKRILITGGAGFVGSHLTDKLMMDGHEVTVVDNFFTGRKRNVEHWIGHENFELINHDVVEPLYIEVDQIYHLASPASPPNYMYNPIKTLKTNTIGTLNMLGLAKRVGARLLLASTSEVYGDPEVHPQNEEYWGHVNPIGPRACYDEGKRVAETMCYAYMKQEGVEVRVARIFNTFGSRMHMNDGRVVSNFILQALQGEPLTVYGTGSQTRAFQYVSDLVNGLVLLMNSNISSPVNLGNPEEHTILEFARLIKSLVVSQSQIQFLSEAQDDPQRRRPDIRKARMMLGWEPVVPLEEGLNKTIQYFSRELEHQANNQYIPKPKAARMKKGRPRHN; encoded by the exons ATGATGAAGCGGGTCGTCCGGCTGATTTCAGGCTTAAATAGAAGAATGATGAAGCTACTCTTTGCCCTCGCTTTGATCGCCTACATTGCCT CTGTTTGGGGAACATACACAAACATGAG GCTAATACAGGAACAAGGAGATGTGAAGATTGAACAGAAAATTGATGAA GTCGTGTCTCCTTTGAGAGAAAAGATTCGTGATCTTGAGCAaag TTTTTCACAGAAATACCCGCCGGTGAAATTTCTCTCTGAAAAGGATCGAAAGAGAATTTTG ATCACTGGAGGGGCTGGCTTTGTGGGCTCCCATCTGACTGACAAGCTGATGATGGACGGCCACGAAGTGACGGTGGTCGACAACTTCTTCACTGGGAGGAAACGAAACGTGGAGCACTGGATCGGCCACGAGAATTTTGAACTCATTAACCATGATGTGGTGGAGCCTCTTTACATAGAAG TGGATCAGATCTATCACCTGGCTTCTCCAGCATCTCCTCCAAACTACATGTACAATCCCATCAAAACACTCAAGACCAACACCATCGGCACTCTCAACATGCTGG GACTTGCCAAACGTGTGGGTGCCAGACTTCTTCTGGCCTCAACTTCTGAGGTTTATGGAG ACCCTGAGGTACACCCCCAAAACGAGGAGTACTGGGGACACGTGAACCCGATCGGTCCTCGAGCGTGCTACGATGAAGGGAAACGTGTGGCGGAGACGATGTGCTATGCCTACATGAAACAG GAAGGAGTGGAGGTGAGAGTGGCGAGGATCTTCAACACGTTTGGCTCCAGGATGCACATGAACGACGGACGCGTCGTCAGTAATTTCATCCTCCAGGCTCTTCAAGGAGAACCTCTCACA GTATATGGTACTGGTTCCCAGACTAGAGCTTTCCAGTATGTAAG TGATTTAGTGAACGGCCTTGTGTTGTTGATGAACAGCAACATCAGCAGTCCGGTCAATCTG GGAAACCCAGAGGAACACACCATACTGGAGTTTGCTCGCCTCATCAAAAGTTTAGTCG tgagtcAAAGCCAGATCCAGTTCCTGTCGGAAGCCCAGGACGATCCCCAGAGGAGAAGACCCGACATCCGAAAAGCCAGGATGATGCTGGGCTGGGAACCGGTG GTGCCGCTGGAGGAAGGCTTAAACAAAACCATCCAGTACTTCAGCAGAGAGCTGGAGCACCAGGCCAACAACCAGTACATCCCCAAACCCAAAGCCGCGCGCATGAAGAAAGGCCGACCCAGACACAACTGA
- the uxs1 gene encoding UDP-glucuronic acid decarboxylase 1 isoform X2, with translation MMDGHEVTVVDNFFTGRKRNVEHWIGHENFELINHDVVEPLYIEVDQIYHLASPASPPNYMYNPIKTLKTNTIGTLNMLGLAKRVGARLLLASTSEVYGDPEVHPQNEEYWGHVNPIGPRACYDEGKRVAETMCYAYMKQEGVEVRVARIFNTFGSRMHMNDGRVVSNFILQALQGEPLTVYGTGSQTRAFQYVSDLVNGLVLLMNSNISSPVNLGNPEEHTILEFARLIKSLVVSQSQIQFLSEAQDDPQRRRPDIRKARMMLGWEPVVPLEEGLNKTIQYFSRELEHQANNQYIPKPKAARMKKGRPRHN, from the exons ATGATGGACGGCCACGAAGTGACGGTGGTCGACAACTTCTTCACTGGGAGGAAACGAAACGTGGAGCACTGGATCGGCCACGAGAATTTTGAACTCATTAACCATGATGTGGTGGAGCCTCTTTACATAGAAG TGGATCAGATCTATCACCTGGCTTCTCCAGCATCTCCTCCAAACTACATGTACAATCCCATCAAAACACTCAAGACCAACACCATCGGCACTCTCAACATGCTGG GACTTGCCAAACGTGTGGGTGCCAGACTTCTTCTGGCCTCAACTTCTGAGGTTTATGGAG ACCCTGAGGTACACCCCCAAAACGAGGAGTACTGGGGACACGTGAACCCGATCGGTCCTCGAGCGTGCTACGATGAAGGGAAACGTGTGGCGGAGACGATGTGCTATGCCTACATGAAACAG GAAGGAGTGGAGGTGAGAGTGGCGAGGATCTTCAACACGTTTGGCTCCAGGATGCACATGAACGACGGACGCGTCGTCAGTAATTTCATCCTCCAGGCTCTTCAAGGAGAACCTCTCACA GTATATGGTACTGGTTCCCAGACTAGAGCTTTCCAGTATGTAAG TGATTTAGTGAACGGCCTTGTGTTGTTGATGAACAGCAACATCAGCAGTCCGGTCAATCTG GGAAACCCAGAGGAACACACCATACTGGAGTTTGCTCGCCTCATCAAAAGTTTAGTCG tgagtcAAAGCCAGATCCAGTTCCTGTCGGAAGCCCAGGACGATCCCCAGAGGAGAAGACCCGACATCCGAAAAGCCAGGATGATGCTGGGCTGGGAACCGGTG GTGCCGCTGGAGGAAGGCTTAAACAAAACCATCCAGTACTTCAGCAGAGAGCTGGAGCACCAGGCCAACAACCAGTACATCCCCAAACCCAAAGCCGCGCGCATGAAGAAAGGCCGACCCAGACACAACTGA